The nucleotide window GCAGCACGCTGATGAACATTCTCAGCTTGCTCTTTTTCGTTGTCATGCAGTCCTCTGCGGAAAAAAGTGTAAAATTTCAAAAAATTGTAACGCGTGCCGTGCCTGCGGCGCGCCCGAGCACACATGCGCGGGGTACGCAGCGCAACCGGGGCGGTGCGCGTAGCTTCCCGGAATCAGGCGCGCATCAGCGCGTTTCCTTCCGGGCGGGCGTTGTGGTGCCCGTGCACTTCCGGTGCGGCGGAATGCCGTTCTTCGCGGCATTCCCCTGCGGTGGCCCGTCTTGCGACACCCCCGGACAGGGTTCCCTGTGGCAGGGTTCCCTCCGATCAAGGTTCCCCGGGTTCGGGGAGGCCGTTGCGTCGCCGCGACAGCGGCCGCCTGACGCTACCCGTTGCGGGGTGCGCGCCCGGCGTGGAAAATTTCGCCATCCGTATCGCGCGGCAGGGCCGTTTCGGCCACGGGAGCGCATGCGCCCCGCGCCGTCAGCTCGTCCAGCGCCCTCCGCACCGCGTCCGGCGGGGCACCCAGTGCCCTTGCCAGTTGCGGCGCGGTCTGCGGCCTGCGCGTTATGGAGCGCAGTACCGCCTCTTGCAGATTCCCCGTGTCCGTGATGATGGGTACGGGGGTGTCTGCGTCCGTTGCAGCCGCCGCGCGGCAGGGGCCGTCATCCGGTACCGCCGCCGTGGGGTGGTGGCCAGCCGGTGTCGTTTGCGGGCATCCGGCTGCCGTGTTCAGTTCGTCGCTCCAGCGGGCCAGCACGTCCCTGCCCACGGGCAGGGCGCGCGGGCTTGCGCCCGGTCGCGACAGGGTGGTCACGTCCACCCGGTGGGGGGCCAGTTCGCGCACGTAATCACGCAACAGGGCGAGGTTTTCCGCCGTGTCGTTGATGCCGCGCGCAAGCAGCACCTCCAGGTAAATCCGTCCGCCGAACCCGCGTGCGAACCCCAGCAGGCCGTCGGCCACGCCGCGCGCGGTCACGCCCTTGCACGGGCGGTTCAGCGCGCGGAATTCCGATTCGACCAGCGAATCCAGCGAGGGCAGCACCACGTCTGCCCCGGCAAGGTCGGCGCGTACGTCGTCCCGGTGGAGCAGGGTGGAGTTGGTCAGCACCGCCACGGGCACACCGGGCAGGATGTCCCGGCAGCCCGCGATGATGCGGGCAAGGTCGCTGTTCAGGCAGGGTTCGCCCGAGCCGCCCAGCGTCACGTGGTCCACGAATGCGGAAGGGGTATCGCCGTCCGGCGTGGCACCGCGGGTTGCGGCCTCGGCATCGCGCCAGCGGGTCAGTTCGTCCAGCAGCACCGGGGCCGGGGCGTAGGGCGCCCGCTCGCAGGTGTGCACGTCGGTCGCGCCCACCTCGCAGTACAGACAGTCCATGGAGCACACCCGCCCGCCAAGCAGGTCGAGGCCGAGCGAACGACCAAGGCGGCCGGAGGCCACAGGGCCGAACACGTGGGCAAGGGGCATGCTGTCCAGAAAAACGTCCTTGTGCGAGAGGCGTGCGGGTGCCAGGTGCACGGCGCGGCATGGGCCGCACTTTTCACCGTGAGGTGCATCAAAACGGGTTTTCAGGAAAAAAGCAAGCGGGGGTGGGAAACCGGTGGGGTTCTCTGGCCGTTTCGCGAAGCCTTGGCGGATGATGCAGCGGCAGCGACGCGAACTAGCACGGGCGTCTCCGGGCGTCCATTGTAATGTTGCAGGCCCCGGCGGTGCCCGTAGTGCCGTGGTGCATCATGGGGGCCTGCCAAGGGTGGAGCCGGGTGCGCGTGCGAAGCCGCGCGCTGCCCCAACCGCTGTCCTGTGGCGCGCCAGCCCCGCCAATCCGGCCAATCCCGCCCATCCCGCCGCTTCTTGACACCGCCCCCCTGTCCCGGTAGGCCCTTCGTTCCATAGGGCCGGGACCGGGCCTGCCATTGGCGGCAGGCCCGGTCCCGGGCGTGCGCACGGCGCGCGCCGCCCGGCTTCGCGCGTGCGGGCCGGTTGCCGACAACCCTCAGGAGGAATTCCCATGCCCGCATACGGAGAACTGGTCATCCTGCAAAGCCCGCGCGGCAAGCGTTACCTGCGCCGCGTCGAAGAGGGCAACGACCTGCACTGCCAGGAAGGCGTGCTGCCCATGGCCGACCTGGCCGCCGCCGAATACGGCACTGAAGTGCGCACCAGGCAGGGCGTGCCCTTTCGGTTGCAGCGCCCCACCATCACCGACCTGGTCAAGGGCGTGAAGCGGCAGACCCAGATCATCTATCCCAAGGACATCGCGTACATCTGCATGCGCCTTGGCGTGGGGCCGGGCCGCACCATCATCGAGGCGGGCTCCGGCTCCGGCAGCCTGACCGTGGCGCTTTCGTGGTTCTCCGGCCCCACGGGCCGCGTCTGCACCTACGAGGCGCGCGAGGAATTCTACAAGCTGTGCCGCCGCAA belongs to Nitratidesulfovibrio sp. and includes:
- a CDS encoding radical SAM protein codes for the protein MPLAHVFGPVASGRLGRSLGLDLLGGRVCSMDCLYCEVGATDVHTCERAPYAPAPVLLDELTRWRDAEAATRGATPDGDTPSAFVDHVTLGGSGEPCLNSDLARIIAGCRDILPGVPVAVLTNSTLLHRDDVRADLAGADVVLPSLDSLVESEFRALNRPCKGVTARGVADGLLGFARGFGGRIYLEVLLARGINDTAENLALLRDYVRELAPHRVDVTTLSRPGASPRALPVGRDVLARWSDELNTAAGCPQTTPAGHHPTAAVPDDGPCRAAAATDADTPVPIITDTGNLQEAVLRSITRRPQTAPQLARALGAPPDAVRRALDELTARGACAPVAETALPRDTDGEIFHAGRAPRNG